Proteins from a genomic interval of Amycolatopsis sp. cg13:
- a CDS encoding LamG-like jellyroll fold domain-containing protein has product MRRGVARSCAAAILLGLGLSLGTGQADAAQLAAGQRPITELGSWLGSLFSGSSESSPHWGATPRQAGGTAEGKSHDASTASTRASGGTGDAPDTGPGELPENRGHARKVNPGPSGVATRGFDAATSRRDALKSSATMNYFLNADGSVTRDYTRGPVNFADGAWGWKPIDTSVHGDPDGRWHETANSLSVDFAGSAADPALAKLAVDSGHTISYGLDGARSVAPRVDGRAATYPDALPGTDLALEPTATGLKESLVLHSATAANTWLFPLTLNGLTPRLESDGSVSLLDGAGAIRQRIPRGYAFDSHVDPVSGVPATTYAVGYELTTAAGKPALKVTLDPKWLTDPARVFPVTVDPTFTDAPASTYAEIGAPGDHSMEKVVKIGSYNSGPDSANTFLQFPKDLDGSQVTVSAATLKLFDTWASTCTPTRFDVAPVTQAWTPSTVTAYPGPSYGASIGNATPSVPTACANRAADRTKGDWVSVPLSTATFTGWANGSAADNGLAVYAATNDASHWKQFDSWLMNAGYQPVLSLTTSGNVPPVVDSAYPGSGGTTTSLVPFLFATAHDIDAGPGALKYRYQVADSAGATIADSGLVNEGTWRVPAGKLKYNQTYYWAVQAYDGTSYSADPPWNPLTVQVDQPLVTSSLSQNTGVHGVEPSIGNYTTSATDAEVRTVGPALSVVRDYNSRDPRSTGAFGAGWSSVFDARAAEQYDFDGSGAVVSVLVTYPDGSEVGYGKNADGTFSPPAGRFATFKAITGGYSLTDKNDTVYTFTQSLGSGAYRLSSIADASGRTVNLTVSGGQVTALTSAVSGRALHLNWTTPTGATSPHVASVSTDDLTAGAPLTWTYNYTGDQLASVCPPGTTTGCTRYGYTAGSPYRTGVLDLGPHSFWPLAETTGTTAASAVLTNEGTDAATYHDVALGQPGPLAGSAATSAGFNGTSSYLQLPRADAAAPNTMSVSMWFKTAAANGVLFSYSTMPLSETTSPASQYTPALYVGNDGKLVGEYWTGDTTKTITTANPVNDNAWHHVVFTHSSTSQGMYLDGQFVGSSIGAIVPMGPQNRYIGAGFLGNAWPDQSHAGQPGTATFFNGQIADVGIWDKSVPGTRELPLYQAGKQQESLLTSITRPSGAVHTTVSYDPVSQAVTQIGDENGGTWKYAPLTATGSSQVYRGAVLGSHPELYQRLADAQGTASPAGEVNYRPSAYTNATLGVPGRFTDSTAAKFPGTVGGVTLPDHLVSASTTSSVELWFSTTSTAAGALFSTGGSALGAANPSGGAMPVLYVGTDGKLHGHFWDTTVAGMASAAKVNDGKWHHVVLTGANTAQVLYLDGQQIGTLSGQIGNYDPLNFVGAGVFNSNGWPAAPSGNTWNYFAGSIGEVAYYRSALSSAEVAQHFLAAGNSQGLAPVTTATITDPGGKTAVQQYDPGAGNHKVSETDTGGKRTSYGYDTSGFLHTTTDPNGNVVTVGHDVRGNVVSQTTCQNQAAEKCSTSYSTYFPDDTTAQLTTADARNDLMLTSRDPRSANATDPAYLTTFGYDTAGNRTTVTTPPVPGFPNGRTTKITYSDGTSAFPAADSGAVPAGLPVKTVSPGGAVNQIAYLHNGDVASTTNADGLVTRFTYDALGRTLTKTAVSDSFPAGLVTSYTYDGNDQVVSQTDPAVTDRVTGAVHTAVTSSVYNADGSLVSQTVADGSGGDSARTTSSTYNDKDQVESTTDANGAVTTFTYDAYGNKKSETDANGTETDWAYDGEGRLLSQGVWYTGSPVDPKPATFLTQKSNAYDPAGRLASETDSMGNVTAYTYTDNGLTATVTRKDPSGQLSFVTESNTYDAAGNLVGKVTGNGANTSSSTVDAAGRVERTVDDPGGAARTTSVSYTPDDKVATSMQSDPSGRSRTVSTAYDPMGVLTSRSISSDGTGHPVGWWKLNQTSGTAVTDSSGSGNPATATAVTWSGDAANLDGSASQIATGGPVLNTAASYTVSAWVKPAAFGAGFQTYVVQKANVMSGLYLEYDSSTHKWSFSRFGTDASNATLYRAESAADAQSGVWTQLTGVYDSGTGAMTLYVNGAAAGSATDPTPLAANGPLVIGHGWYNGANGNYATGQVSGVQAYSRALSAAEVSTVYNGGHSGGTVASSPAETTTWTVDQRGLPTSMTDANGSITSYAYDEAGKPAVTTAPTVNAETNGGAPAAVHPVTTTGYNTFGEPVEAVDPNGNQVTTVYDAAGHPVSVTNPNYTPPGGGAPITATTVRTFDKLGQAVSDKDPLGHVTKADYDQLGNVVQVTKPSGAKTVSTFDTNGDRLSITDANGARTEATYDFLSRPLTATVFERYPSTLTATTTNSYAASDSNPGGANLASTKTPAGAVTSYGYNALGETTSVTDAAGNTTRYGYSYLGEKASVTAADGTSTSTAYDQSSRPVQVTRKDATGAVLQQTSAVYDAGGRMTSSVDGRGTARTFTYDAANRLASEIQPVSATSSITTAFGYDAAGNRTRFTDGRGNATVTRYNSWNLPEAQLEPATAIYTADADRTFTAVYDAAGRQVQQTQPGGVSVSAGYDDDGNLVSQSGSGADSATATRTFGYDPAGRMTSAATAEAGAAGHADHQAATSETFTYNDRGALLTANGSAGSSSFAYTADGLMSARTDAAGTTSYGYDSADRLSSITDAVTGGSQTLSYNALNQISGVKYGTGNTRTYSYDGLHRLTGDALKTAGGAAIASVAYGYDADDNLTSKTTAGFAGSAANTYTYDLANRLASWNNGTSTIEYGYDAAGNRTKVGSSTYTYNERDELTSDGSNTYRYSARGTLQERASSTGTLMSRSDAFGQMTEQGTQSFGYDALARNLTDTTSDTGATVATFSFSGLGNTIASDGTSTYSRDPGGGLVGVAAGGTGAFAFVDQHTDVVGTFTANGSTLDGSTSYDPFGNVLASQNPKGQLGYQSGWTDRSTGTVNMAARWYNPAVGQFMNRDTVSNNPVPNPMEANKFAYVDDNPMTGTDPSGHGLFDWFNNTIVKPAASFVYHNVVQPVAHFVNTYVVQPVVHAAVATYHAVRDVYHAAARVVRTVYHHVVRVVRKVYRAAVHVVKTAYHAVAKVVKTAAHAVAHAARAVAHAAVSAAKTVGHAVATAAVAVGHAAASAASHVATFVKDHASTIAGIAAGVVVGAACTAATLGIGAVGCAAIGGAVGGAVSYGMDCSKAHNCSVGGAVEAVGLGALGGALGAGLAGPLGGKLVSEALDGVLPEVATQGLVGAGSGAVSGGVTALAGYGMNCGRNCSVSGALAAAGSGALAGGAGGAAFGAVGGLRARGRSSAEAPAECHSFLAGTKVLLADGSSKPISSLKLGDRVANSKPGKAGLETHPVDRVIVTETDHDFVDLKVKPSRIRRAATRVAAGLAVAAAVVTGGSVPASAAPATLTTTYHHPFYDVTRGAFVEAIDLHAGDRLQTADGGEATVEEVTPYHSTEVTYDLTIDELHAYYVYAGDTPVLVHNCGDALAAYAASQREVPGTKFASEYTSPSGQRYYSTNRHGTNGDLKEMPELQDAASSTGHHGGCAEVGCLIQAYAAEGPDAISGGDMRTVNVRNPRSPRAEEQGTPAYPCGRCRRLLDGLGIGSE; this is encoded by the coding sequence GTGCGCCGAGGCGTCGCGAGATCTTGTGCTGCCGCAATACTTCTGGGCCTGGGTCTTTCTCTGGGAACTGGGCAGGCGGACGCGGCACAGCTGGCCGCGGGACAGCGCCCGATCACGGAACTGGGCTCGTGGCTCGGTTCGCTGTTCTCCGGTTCTTCGGAGTCTTCCCCGCACTGGGGCGCGACGCCTCGGCAAGCGGGCGGCACGGCCGAAGGCAAGTCCCACGACGCGAGCACCGCGTCGACCCGCGCGAGCGGCGGCACAGGAGACGCTCCCGACACCGGACCCGGTGAGCTGCCGGAGAATCGCGGTCACGCCCGGAAGGTGAATCCGGGACCGAGCGGCGTCGCCACCCGCGGGTTCGACGCGGCGACGAGCCGGCGCGATGCGCTGAAGTCGAGCGCCACGATGAACTACTTCCTCAACGCGGACGGCTCAGTCACGCGGGACTACACACGCGGCCCCGTCAACTTCGCCGACGGCGCCTGGGGATGGAAGCCGATCGACACGTCGGTACACGGCGACCCAGACGGCCGATGGCACGAAACCGCGAACTCGTTGTCGGTCGATTTCGCGGGCAGCGCGGCGGATCCGGCACTGGCGAAGCTCGCAGTCGACTCCGGGCACACGATCTCCTACGGCCTCGACGGCGCCCGCTCCGTGGCACCGCGCGTCGACGGCCGCGCCGCGACGTATCCGGATGCGTTGCCCGGCACCGACCTCGCGCTCGAACCCACCGCCACCGGCCTGAAGGAATCGCTGGTCCTGCACTCGGCGACCGCGGCGAACACATGGCTGTTTCCGTTGACGCTCAACGGATTGACCCCGCGGCTGGAGTCCGACGGTTCCGTCAGCCTGCTCGACGGCGCCGGGGCGATCCGGCAGCGAATCCCGCGCGGCTACGCCTTCGACTCGCACGTCGACCCGGTGTCCGGGGTTCCCGCCACGACGTATGCCGTCGGCTATGAGCTGACGACCGCCGCGGGAAAGCCCGCGCTGAAGGTCACGCTGGACCCGAAGTGGCTGACCGACCCGGCGCGGGTGTTCCCGGTGACCGTCGACCCGACCTTCACCGACGCGCCGGCGTCGACCTACGCCGAGATCGGCGCCCCCGGCGACCACTCGATGGAGAAGGTCGTCAAGATCGGGTCGTACAACTCCGGCCCCGATTCCGCGAACACGTTCCTGCAGTTCCCGAAAGACCTTGACGGGTCGCAGGTCACGGTCAGCGCGGCGACGCTGAAGCTGTTCGACACGTGGGCTTCGACGTGCACCCCCACGCGCTTCGACGTCGCCCCGGTGACGCAGGCGTGGACGCCCTCGACCGTGACCGCCTACCCCGGCCCTTCCTACGGCGCGAGCATCGGCAACGCCACCCCGTCGGTGCCCACCGCGTGCGCGAACCGCGCGGCCGACCGGACGAAGGGCGACTGGGTCAGCGTGCCGTTGTCCACGGCGACTTTCACCGGCTGGGCCAACGGATCCGCGGCGGACAACGGCCTCGCGGTCTACGCGGCGACCAATGACGCGTCGCACTGGAAGCAGTTCGACTCCTGGCTGATGAACGCCGGCTACCAGCCGGTGCTGTCGCTGACGACGAGCGGGAACGTGCCTCCGGTGGTCGACTCGGCCTACCCGGGATCCGGTGGCACGACGACCAGCCTCGTGCCGTTCCTGTTCGCCACCGCCCACGACATCGACGCCGGCCCCGGCGCGCTGAAGTACCGCTACCAGGTGGCCGATTCGGCGGGCGCCACGATCGCCGATTCCGGTCTGGTCAACGAGGGCACCTGGCGCGTGCCCGCCGGAAAGCTGAAGTACAACCAGACTTACTACTGGGCAGTGCAGGCTTACGACGGCACGTCCTATTCGGCCGATCCGCCGTGGAACCCGCTCACCGTCCAGGTCGACCAGCCGCTGGTGACCTCGTCGTTGTCGCAGAACACCGGCGTGCACGGCGTCGAACCGAGCATCGGCAACTACACGACCTCGGCGACCGACGCCGAGGTGCGCACCGTCGGCCCGGCGCTGTCGGTGGTGCGCGACTACAACTCCCGCGACCCGCGGTCGACCGGCGCGTTCGGCGCGGGCTGGTCGAGCGTGTTCGACGCGCGCGCGGCCGAGCAGTACGACTTCGACGGTTCCGGCGCGGTCGTGAGCGTCCTCGTGACCTACCCCGACGGCTCCGAGGTCGGATACGGCAAGAACGCCGACGGCACGTTTTCCCCGCCCGCTGGGCGATTCGCCACGTTCAAGGCGATCACCGGCGGGTACAGCCTCACCGACAAGAACGACACCGTCTACACCTTCACGCAGTCCCTCGGCTCCGGCGCCTACCGGCTTTCGTCCATCGCGGACGCGAGCGGCCGTACCGTGAACCTGACGGTGTCGGGCGGTCAGGTCACGGCGCTAACGTCCGCGGTTTCCGGCCGTGCGCTGCACCTGAACTGGACCACGCCGACCGGCGCGACGAGCCCGCACGTGGCCTCGGTCTCGACCGACGACCTGACCGCGGGCGCACCGCTCACCTGGACCTACAACTACACCGGCGACCAGCTCGCCAGCGTCTGCCCGCCGGGCACGACGACCGGCTGCACCCGCTACGGCTACACCGCGGGCTCGCCGTACCGCACCGGCGTGCTCGATCTCGGGCCGCATTCGTTCTGGCCGTTGGCCGAGACGACCGGCACCACGGCGGCGAGCGCGGTCCTGACCAACGAAGGCACCGACGCGGCGACGTATCACGACGTCGCGCTCGGACAGCCGGGTCCGCTCGCCGGATCCGCCGCGACGTCCGCCGGGTTCAACGGCACGTCGTCGTACCTGCAGCTTCCGCGCGCGGACGCGGCCGCTCCGAACACGATGTCGGTTTCGATGTGGTTCAAGACCGCGGCGGCCAACGGCGTCCTGTTCTCCTACAGCACCATGCCGTTGAGCGAGACCACGAGCCCGGCCTCCCAGTACACCCCGGCGCTTTACGTCGGCAATGACGGCAAGCTGGTCGGCGAGTACTGGACCGGCGACACGACCAAGACGATCACCACGGCCAATCCGGTCAACGACAACGCCTGGCACCACGTCGTTTTCACGCATTCCTCGACCAGCCAGGGCATGTACCTCGACGGCCAGTTCGTCGGCTCCTCGATCGGCGCGATCGTGCCGATGGGCCCGCAGAACCGCTACATCGGCGCCGGGTTCCTCGGCAACGCCTGGCCCGACCAGTCCCACGCCGGGCAGCCGGGCACGGCGACGTTCTTCAACGGCCAGATCGCCGACGTCGGCATCTGGGACAAGTCCGTTCCCGGCACCCGGGAGCTGCCGCTCTACCAAGCGGGCAAACAGCAGGAAAGCCTGCTCACGTCGATCACCCGGCCCAGCGGGGCGGTGCACACGACCGTCTCCTACGATCCGGTTTCCCAAGCGGTCACTCAGATCGGCGACGAAAACGGCGGGACCTGGAAGTACGCGCCGCTGACGGCGACCGGTTCGAGCCAGGTTTACCGCGGCGCCGTTCTCGGCTCGCATCCCGAGCTGTACCAGCGGTTAGCGGACGCGCAGGGCACCGCGTCGCCCGCGGGAGAGGTCAATTACCGGCCTTCCGCCTACACCAACGCGACTCTCGGTGTCCCTGGCCGGTTCACCGACTCGACCGCGGCGAAGTTCCCCGGCACCGTCGGCGGCGTCACGCTGCCGGACCATCTGGTGAGCGCGTCGACCACGTCGTCGGTCGAGCTGTGGTTCTCGACGACGTCCACCGCGGCCGGAGCGCTTTTCTCGACCGGGGGTTCCGCGCTCGGCGCGGCGAACCCGTCCGGCGGCGCCATGCCGGTGCTGTACGTCGGGACCGACGGGAAACTGCACGGCCACTTCTGGGACACCACCGTGGCGGGCATGGCGTCGGCCGCCAAGGTCAATGACGGCAAGTGGCATCACGTCGTGCTGACCGGCGCGAACACCGCCCAGGTCCTCTACCTCGACGGCCAGCAGATCGGCACGTTGTCCGGCCAGATCGGCAACTACGACCCGCTGAACTTCGTCGGGGCCGGTGTCTTCAACAGCAACGGCTGGCCCGCCGCGCCGTCCGGGAACACCTGGAACTACTTCGCCGGTTCGATCGGCGAGGTCGCTTACTACCGGTCGGCGCTGTCCTCGGCCGAAGTCGCCCAGCATTTCCTCGCCGCGGGCAACTCCCAGGGGCTCGCGCCGGTCACGACGGCGACGATCACCGACCCCGGCGGCAAGACCGCGGTGCAGCAGTACGACCCGGGCGCGGGCAACCACAAGGTTTCCGAGACCGACACCGGGGGCAAGCGCACCAGCTACGGCTACGACACGTCGGGCTTCCTGCACACGACCACGGACCCGAACGGCAACGTCGTCACCGTCGGCCACGACGTGCGCGGCAATGTCGTCTCGCAGACCACGTGCCAGAACCAGGCCGCGGAGAAGTGTTCGACGTCGTACTCGACCTACTTCCCCGACGACACCACTGCGCAGCTCACCACCGCCGACGCGCGCAACGACCTGATGCTGACTTCTCGGGACCCGCGGTCGGCGAACGCGACCGATCCCGCGTATCTGACGACATTCGGTTACGACACGGCGGGCAACCGCACCACGGTCACCACGCCGCCGGTGCCGGGGTTCCCGAACGGGCGCACCACCAAGATCACCTACAGCGACGGCACCTCCGCTTTCCCGGCGGCCGATTCCGGCGCCGTGCCCGCGGGCCTGCCGGTGAAGACCGTCTCTCCCGGCGGCGCGGTCAACCAGATCGCCTACCTGCACAACGGCGACGTCGCGAGCACGACCAACGCCGACGGCCTGGTAACCCGCTTCACCTACGACGCGCTCGGCCGGACGCTGACGAAGACAGCGGTCTCCGACAGCTTCCCGGCAGGGCTGGTCACGTCCTACACCTACGACGGGAACGACCAAGTCGTCTCGCAGACCGACCCGGCGGTGACGGACCGGGTGACCGGCGCGGTGCACACCGCGGTCACTTCGAGCGTCTACAACGCCGACGGCAGCCTCGTGTCCCAGACGGTCGCCGACGGCAGCGGCGGCGACTCGGCCCGGACCACCAGTTCGACCTACAACGACAAGGACCAGGTCGAGTCCACCACGGACGCGAATGGCGCCGTCACCACCTTCACCTACGACGCTTACGGCAACAAGAAGAGCGAAACCGACGCCAACGGCACCGAAACCGACTGGGCCTACGACGGCGAAGGCCGCTTGCTGTCCCAGGGCGTCTGGTACACCGGCAGCCCCGTCGACCCCAAGCCGGCGACGTTCCTGACCCAGAAGTCCAACGCCTACGACCCGGCAGGGCGGCTGGCGTCGGAAACGGACTCGATGGGCAACGTCACCGCCTACACCTACACCGACAACGGTCTCACCGCGACAGTCACGCGCAAGGATCCGAGCGGACAGCTGTCGTTCGTCACCGAGTCCAATACCTATGACGCGGCTGGCAATCTGGTCGGCAAGGTCACCGGCAACGGCGCGAACACCTCATCGTCCACAGTGGACGCAGCAGGGCGCGTCGAGCGGACCGTGGACGATCCGGGCGGGGCCGCGCGCACGACGTCGGTCTCCTACACCCCGGACGACAAGGTCGCGACCAGCATGCAGTCCGACCCGTCGGGCCGCAGCCGCACGGTCAGCACGGCTTACGACCCGATGGGAGTGCTCACCTCGCGTTCGATCTCCTCGGACGGCACCGGGCACCCGGTCGGCTGGTGGAAGCTGAACCAGACCTCCGGCACCGCGGTCACCGACTCCTCCGGGAGCGGCAACCCCGCCACCGCCACGGCGGTCACGTGGTCCGGCGACGCCGCGAACCTCGACGGCAGCGCGTCCCAGATCGCCACCGGCGGCCCGGTGCTGAACACCGCGGCGAGCTACACCGTGTCCGCGTGGGTCAAGCCGGCGGCGTTCGGCGCGGGATTCCAGACGTACGTGGTCCAGAAGGCCAACGTGATGAGCGGCCTTTACCTCGAATACGACTCGAGCACGCACAAGTGGTCCTTCTCGAGGTTCGGCACGGACGCGTCGAACGCCACGCTCTACCGAGCCGAGTCGGCCGCCGACGCGCAGTCCGGCGTGTGGACTCAGCTCACCGGCGTCTACGACTCCGGCACCGGCGCGATGACGCTTTACGTCAACGGGGCGGCGGCGGGCAGCGCCACCGATCCGACCCCGCTCGCGGCCAACGGCCCGCTGGTGATCGGCCACGGCTGGTACAACGGCGCGAACGGCAACTACGCCACCGGCCAGGTCAGCGGGGTCCAGGCCTATTCGCGAGCGCTCTCGGCGGCCGAGGTCTCGACTGTTTACAACGGCGGGCACAGCGGCGGGACCGTCGCGTCGTCGCCGGCTGAAACCACCACGTGGACGGTCGACCAGCGCGGTCTGCCGACCTCGATGACCGACGCCAACGGGAGCATCACTTCCTACGCCTACGACGAGGCCGGAAAGCCCGCCGTCACCACGGCACCGACGGTCAACGCCGAGACCAACGGCGGAGCACCGGCCGCGGTGCATCCCGTCACGACCACCGGCTACAACACCTTCGGCGAGCCAGTGGAAGCCGTCGACCCCAACGGCAACCAGGTCACGACCGTCTACGACGCGGCGGGCCATCCTGTCTCGGTCACCAACCCGAATTACACCCCGCCCGGCGGCGGCGCGCCGATCACGGCGACCACCGTGCGCACCTTCGACAAACTCGGGCAGGCCGTCTCCGACAAGGACCCGCTCGGACACGTCACGAAGGCGGACTACGACCAGCTCGGCAACGTCGTTCAGGTGACGAAACCGTCCGGCGCGAAGACTGTGTCGACCTTCGACACCAATGGAGACCGGCTCTCGATCACCGACGCGAACGGCGCCCGGACCGAAGCGACGTACGACTTCTTGTCCCGGCCGTTGACGGCGACTGTGTTCGAGCGCTACCCGAGCACGTTGACCGCCACGACGACGAACTCGTACGCGGCCTCCGACAGCAACCCGGGCGGCGCGAACCTCGCGTCGACCAAGACGCCGGCGGGCGCCGTGACGTCCTACGGCTACAACGCGCTCGGCGAAACGACCTCGGTCACCGACGCCGCCGGGAACACCACCCGCTACGGCTACAGCTACCTGGGCGAGAAGGCGTCGGTCACCGCTGCCGACGGCACGTCGACGTCGACGGCCTACGACCAGTCAAGCCGTCCGGTGCAGGTGACCCGCAAGGACGCGACCGGCGCGGTGCTGCAGCAGACCTCGGCGGTCTACGATGCGGGCGGCCGCATGACGTCCAGTGTGGACGGACGAGGCACGGCGCGGACGTTCACCTACGACGCGGCGAACCGGCTGGCGAGCGAAATCCAGCCGGTGTCGGCGACGTCGTCGATCACCACCGCGTTCGGCTACGACGCGGCGGGCAACCGGACCAGGTTCACCGACGGCCGCGGCAACGCGACCGTCACCCGTTACAACTCGTGGAACCTCCCGGAAGCCCAGCTGGAACCGGCCACGGCGATCTACACCGCCGACGCCGACCGGACCTTCACCGCGGTCTACGACGCGGCGGGCCGCCAGGTCCAGCAGACCCAGCCGGGCGGGGTGAGCGTGTCGGCCGGCTACGACGACGACGGCAACCTCGTCAGCCAGTCCGGCAGCGGAGCCGACTCCGCCACCGCGACCCGGACGTTCGGGTACGACCCGGCCGGGCGGATGACCTCGGCGGCCACCGCCGAAGCCGGCGCCGCGGGCCACGCGGACCACCAGGCGGCCACCAGCGAAACCTTCACCTACAACGACCGCGGCGCGCTGCTCACCGCGAACGGCTCGGCAGGTTCGTCGTCGTTCGCCTACACCGCCGACGGACTGATGAGCGCCCGCACGGACGCGGCGGGCACGACGTCGTACGGCTACGACAGCGCCGACCGGCTTTCGAGTATCACCGACGCGGTCACCGGCGGCAGCCAGACGTTGAGCTACAACGCGCTCAACCAGATCAGCGGAGTCAAGTACGGCACCGGGAACACTCGGACCTACAGCTACGACGGCCTGCACCGGCTGACCGGCGACGCGCTCAAAACGGCGGGCGGAGCGGCGATCGCTTCGGTGGCCTACGGATACGACGCCGACGACAACCTCACCTCGAAAACGACCGCGGGCTTCGCGGGATCGGCGGCCAACACCTACACCTACGACCTGGCCAACCGGCTCGCGTCGTGGAACAACGGCACGAGCACGATCGAGTACGGCTACGACGCCGCGGGCAACCGCACGAAGGTCGGCTCGTCGACCTACACCTACAACGAGCGGGACGAGCTGACGTCCGACGGTTCGAACACTTATCGTTACAGCGCAAGGGGAACGCTGCAGGAACGCGCGTCGTCGACCGGCACCCTGATGTCGCGTTCGGACGCGTTCGGCCAGATGACCGAGCAGGGGACACAGTCCTTCGGCTACGACGCGCTGGCCCGGAACCTGACCGACACGACCAGCGATACGGGCGCGACCGTCGCCACATTCTCCTTCTCGGGACTGGGCAACACGATCGCGTCGGACGGCACGTCGACCTACAGCCGCGACCCTGGCGGCGGCCTCGTCGGCGTCGCTGCCGGCGGAACCGGGGCGTTCGCGTTCGTCGACCAGCACACCGACGTCGTCGGGACGTTCACGGCTAACGGATCCACACTGGACGGTTCGACGTCGTACGATCCGTTCGGCAACGTGCTGGCGTCCCAGAACCCGAAGGGGCAGCTGGGATACCAGTCGGGCTGGACCGACCGCTCGACCGGCACCGTGAACATGGCGGCCCGCTGGTACAACCCGGCGGTCGGGCAGTTCATGAACCGGGACACGGTGTCCAACAACCCGGTGCCGAACCCGATGGAGGCGAACAAGTTCGCCTACGTCGACGACAACCCGATGACAGGCACGGACCCGTCCGGGCACGGGCTGTTCGACTGGTTCAACAACACCATCGTCAAACCGGCCGCGTCGTTCGTGTACCACAACGTCGTCCAGCCGGTCGCGCACTTCGTGAACACGTATGTGGTGCAGCCGGTCGTGCACGCGGCGGTGGCGACCTACCACGCCGTGCGCGACGTCTACCACGCTGCGGCGCGGGTGGTGCGGACCGTCTACCACCACGTGGTGCGGGTCGTGCGAAAGGTGTACCGCGCGGCGGTGCACGTGGTGAAAACCGCCTATCACGCGGTCGCGAAAGTCGTGAAAACCGCGGCACACGCGGTGGCCCACGCGGCGAGAGCAGTAGCGCACGCCGCGGTGTCGGCAGCGAAAACGGTCGGCCATGCGGTAGCGACAGCCGCGGTGGCAGTAGGCCATGCGGCGGCATCAGCGGCCTCGCACGTGGCCACGTTCGTGAAGGACCACGCCTCGACGATCGCGGGCATCGCAGCGGGCGTCGTGGTCGGTGCGGCGTGCACGGCGGCGACATTAGGCATCGGCGCGGTCGGCTGCGCGGCCATCGGCGGCGCTGTCGGCGGCGCGGTGTCGTACGGAATGGACTGCTCGAAAGCGCACAACTGCTCGGTCGGCGGTGCGGTGGAAGCAGTCGGCCTAGGCGCACTGGGCGGTGCTCTGGGCGCCGGATTGGCGGGCCCGCTGGGCGGCAAACTGGTGTCGGAGGCACTGGACGGCGTCCTGCCGGAAGTCGCGACACAGGGTTTGGTGGGCGCGGGTTCCGGAGCGGTCAGCGGCGGTGTGACGGCGTTGGCCGGTTACGGAATGAACTGTGGCCGGAACTGTTCGGTGAGCGGTGCGCTCGCGGCTGCCGGCTCCGGCGCATTGGCAGGCGGTGCCGGCGGCGCGGCATTCGGGGCGGTAGGCGGCCTGCGGGCTCGCGGGCGCAGTTCCGCGGAAGCGCCAGCGGAGTGCCACAGCTTCCTGGCCGGGACGAAGGTGCTGCTGGCGGACGGTTCGAGCAAGCCGATTTCGTCGCTGAAGCTCGGAGATCGGGTCGCGAACTCGAAGCCGGGCAAGGCGGGCTTGGAGACGCACCCGGTCGACCGGGTGATCGTGACGGAGACGGACCACGATTTCGTGGACCTGAAGGTGAAACCGAGCCGAATCCGCCGCGCGGCAACCCGGGTGGCAGCGGGCCTCGCGGTAGCCGCAGCGGTAGTGACCGGCGGCAGTGTCCCGGCGTCAGCGGCACCGGCGACGCTGACGACGACGTATCACCACCCGTTCTACGACGTCACGCGCGGTGCGTTTGTCGAGGCCATCGATCTGCATGCGGGCGACCGTCTGCAGACAGCCGACGGTGGCGAGGCGACTGTCGAGGAGGTGACGCCGTACCACTCGACGGAGGTCACGTACGACCTCACGATCGACGAGCTGCACGCGTACTATGTCTACGCTGGGGACACGCCGGTTCTGGTGCACAACTGCGGCGATGCTCTCGCAGCCTACGCTGCCAGCCAACGGGAGGTACCGGGCACAAAGTTCGCATCGGAGTACACCTCGCCTTCGGGACAGCGGTACTACAGCACGAACCGGCACGGTACGAACGGCGATTTGAAAGAAATGCCCGAGCTGCAGGACGCTGCTTCCTCGACTGGACATCACGGCGGCTGCGCTGAGGTCGGCTGCCTTATCCAGGCATACGCTGCGGAGGGTCCGGATGCGATTTCCGGTGGAGACATGCGCACAGTCAACGTTCGAAATCCGCGGTCTCCTCGGGCCGAGGAGCAGGGAACACCCGCCTATCCCTGCGGAAGATGCCGACGGTTGCTGGACGGGCTCGGAATCGGATCGGAATAA
- a CDS encoding SUKH-3 domain-containing protein — MRKVFSPEVLEELRASGWTPSRDVDISSWVTALAPEGYRVSAGAAEALRSFGGLTLGPINAEGPNFSNDEPLNVDPVLAGFGHFALAEELSRELGDVWYPLGEWLSSSSVFVGESGHVVATGLGWIWEMGESVEEAVEFALRAHRPLRCLRVLTPGGEPWPPENG, encoded by the coding sequence ATGCGCAAGGTGTTTTCTCCCGAGGTGCTTGAAGAACTTCGCGCGTCAGGCTGGACGCCCAGCCGCGACGTCGATATTTCTTCATGGGTGACAGCGCTCGCGCCGGAGGGATATCGCGTGAGCGCTGGCGCAGCCGAGGCTCTCCGTTCATTCGGCGGTTTGACGCTCGGCCCGATCAATGCGGAGGGGCCTAACTTCAGCAACGACGAGCCGTTGAACGTTGACCCTGTTCTCGCGGGCTTCGGGCATTTTGCTCTTGCTGAGGAACTCAGCCGAGAGCTTGGCGACGTGTGGTATCCGCTCGGTGAGTGGTTGAGTTCATCGAGCGTCTTCGTCGGCGAGTCGGGGCACGTCGTCGCGACTGGCTTGGGGTGGATTTGGGAAATGGGAGAATCGGTTGAAGAGGCTGTCGAGTTCGCGCTGCGGGCGCACCGGCCGTTGCGTTGCCTCAGGGTGCTGACGCCTGGTGGCGAACCGTGGCCGCCGGAGAACGGATAA